One window of the Epinephelus moara isolate mb chromosome 24, YSFRI_EMoa_1.0, whole genome shotgun sequence genome contains the following:
- the inka2 gene encoding PAK4-inhibitor INKA2 isoform X2: protein MKEAGDGLHAQMNSMMGALQELKLLQVQTALENLDISGRPINRGLPHPAPPEATAASTSGKDCSFSQTMPEEPRPSPMPSPRPSLESRNTFSRDDRSLSRNRSSLGTSSSSASSLESESEGSERSGRSVRSENDLESIPKRWSGYSAPQVDFYGPIVGNPPPEPYPQPQAPRRAQPVDLPGILYSLSKEGPSLDSDYSQDSTDDASDWTSSLMSRSRNRQPLVLGDNVFADLVGNWLDLPEVEREEGEEEERRKSREERIADGGADRPDTPAHPLRLSRSQEICRKFSLTTNIFKKFLRSVRPDRDKLLKERPGWMAPELQEGDLFKRPKKVAPKSSKGSFYLPFWANGQQGKGRPCPHLTDTERNHQHHRHHFSQVHQQPFAGIYLDRRQPETGLEKMQPLFDYNTAVWV from the coding sequence ATGAAAGAAGCCGGAGATGGCCTCCACGCTCAGATGAATTCAATGATGGGAGCCCTCCAGGAACTCAAGCTCCTTCAGGTCCAGACAGCACTAGAGAACCTCGACATTTCGGGTCGTCCCATTAACCGAGGACTCCCAcatccagctcctcctgaagcTACAGCGGCTTCCACTTCAGGCAAGGATTGCAGCTTTAGCCAAACCATGCCCGAGGAGCCTAGACCGAGTCCGATGCCAAGTCCCAGGCCGTCGCTGGAGAGCAGAAACACCTTCAGCCGAGACGACAGGAGCCTGTCTCGAAACAGAAGCAGCCTGGGAACCTCGTCTTCATCAGCATCCAGCCTTGAGAGCGAAAGCGAGGGAAGTGAAAGAAGCGGAAGAAGCGTGAGAAGTGAGAATGACCTTGAGTCCATACCCAAGAGGTGGTCAGGATACTCCGCCCCTCAGGTGGATTTCTACGGACCAATTGTGGGAAACCCTCCACCTGAGCCCTACCCTCAGCCACAGGCTCCCCGCCGTGCTCAGCCGGTGGACCTGCCCGGGATCCTGTACAGCCTCTCCAAAGAGGGCCCTTCACTGGACAGCGACTACTCCCAGGACAGCACAGACGACGCCAGTGACTGGACTTCTTCGCTCATGAGCCGCAGTCGCAACCGCCAGCCCTTAGTGCTGGGAGACAACGTCTTCGCCGACCTCGTGGGCAACTGGCTGGACCTGCCCGAGGTGGAGAgggaagagggggaggaagaggaaaggagaaagagcagagaggagaggatagCGGACGGAGGAGCAGACAGACCAGACACCCCAGCTCACCCTCTTCGCCTCAGCCGCTCGCAGGAGATCTGCAGGAAGTTCTCGTTAACCACAAACATCTTCAAGAAGTTCCTGCGCAGCGTCCGGCCCGACAGGGACAAGCTGCTCAAGGAGAGGCCTGGCTGGATGGCTCCTGAGCTGCAAGAGGGCGACCTTTTCAAAAGGCCAAAGAAAGTGGCTCCTAAGAGTTCAAAAGGCAGCTTCTACCTGCCGTTCTGGGCAAATGGACAGCAGGGCAAAGGCAGGCCGTGTCCTCATCTAACTGACACTGAGAGGAACCACCAACACCACCGACACCACTTCTCCCAGGTCCACCAGCAGCCATTTGCTGGGATTTATTTAGACAGGAGACAGCCTGAGACTGGTCTGGAGAAAATGCAGCCCTTGTTTGACTACAACACAGCTGTGTGGGTCTGA
- the inka2 gene encoding PAK4-inhibitor INKA2 isoform X1, with amino-acid sequence MEQQLSKPECKNMDACLRRLKQELLCMKEAGDGLHAQMNSMMGALQELKLLQVQTALENLDISGRPINRGLPHPAPPEATAASTSGKDCSFSQTMPEEPRPSPMPSPRPSLESRNTFSRDDRSLSRNRSSLGTSSSSASSLESESEGSERSGRSVRSENDLESIPKRWSGYSAPQVDFYGPIVGNPPPEPYPQPQAPRRAQPVDLPGILYSLSKEGPSLDSDYSQDSTDDASDWTSSLMSRSRNRQPLVLGDNVFADLVGNWLDLPEVEREEGEEEERRKSREERIADGGADRPDTPAHPLRLSRSQEICRKFSLTTNIFKKFLRSVRPDRDKLLKERPGWMAPELQEGDLFKRPKKVAPKSSKGSFYLPFWANGQQGKGRPCPHLTDTERNHQHHRHHFSQVHQQPFAGIYLDRRQPETGLEKMQPLFDYNTAVWV; translated from the coding sequence CTGTGTATGAAAGAAGCCGGAGATGGCCTCCACGCTCAGATGAATTCAATGATGGGAGCCCTCCAGGAACTCAAGCTCCTTCAGGTCCAGACAGCACTAGAGAACCTCGACATTTCGGGTCGTCCCATTAACCGAGGACTCCCAcatccagctcctcctgaagcTACAGCGGCTTCCACTTCAGGCAAGGATTGCAGCTTTAGCCAAACCATGCCCGAGGAGCCTAGACCGAGTCCGATGCCAAGTCCCAGGCCGTCGCTGGAGAGCAGAAACACCTTCAGCCGAGACGACAGGAGCCTGTCTCGAAACAGAAGCAGCCTGGGAACCTCGTCTTCATCAGCATCCAGCCTTGAGAGCGAAAGCGAGGGAAGTGAAAGAAGCGGAAGAAGCGTGAGAAGTGAGAATGACCTTGAGTCCATACCCAAGAGGTGGTCAGGATACTCCGCCCCTCAGGTGGATTTCTACGGACCAATTGTGGGAAACCCTCCACCTGAGCCCTACCCTCAGCCACAGGCTCCCCGCCGTGCTCAGCCGGTGGACCTGCCCGGGATCCTGTACAGCCTCTCCAAAGAGGGCCCTTCACTGGACAGCGACTACTCCCAGGACAGCACAGACGACGCCAGTGACTGGACTTCTTCGCTCATGAGCCGCAGTCGCAACCGCCAGCCCTTAGTGCTGGGAGACAACGTCTTCGCCGACCTCGTGGGCAACTGGCTGGACCTGCCCGAGGTGGAGAgggaagagggggaggaagaggaaaggagaaagagcagagaggagaggatagCGGACGGAGGAGCAGACAGACCAGACACCCCAGCTCACCCTCTTCGCCTCAGCCGCTCGCAGGAGATCTGCAGGAAGTTCTCGTTAACCACAAACATCTTCAAGAAGTTCCTGCGCAGCGTCCGGCCCGACAGGGACAAGCTGCTCAAGGAGAGGCCTGGCTGGATGGCTCCTGAGCTGCAAGAGGGCGACCTTTTCAAAAGGCCAAAGAAAGTGGCTCCTAAGAGTTCAAAAGGCAGCTTCTACCTGCCGTTCTGGGCAAATGGACAGCAGGGCAAAGGCAGGCCGTGTCCTCATCTAACTGACACTGAGAGGAACCACCAACACCACCGACACCACTTCTCCCAGGTCCACCAGCAGCCATTTGCTGGGATTTATTTAGACAGGAGACAGCCTGAGACTGGTCTGGAGAAAATGCAGCCCTTGTTTGACTACAACACAGCTGTGTGGGTCTGA